The Symphalangus syndactylus isolate Jambi chromosome 11, NHGRI_mSymSyn1-v2.1_pri, whole genome shotgun sequence genome contains a region encoding:
- the NUTF2 gene encoding nuclear transport factor 2 translates to MGDKPIWEQIGSSFIQHYYQLFDNDRTQLGAIYIDASCLTWEGQQFQGKAAIVEKLSSLPFQKIQHSITAQDHQPTPDSCIISMVVGQLKADEDPIMGFHQMFLLKNINDAWVCTNDMFRLALHNFG, encoded by the exons ATGGGAGACAAGCCAATTTGGGAGCAGATTGGATCCAGCTTCATTCAACATTACTACCAGTTATTTGATAACGATAGAACCCAACTAGGCGCAATTTAC ATTGACGCATCATGCCTTACGTGGGAAGGACAACAGTTCCAGGGGAAAGCTGCCATTGTGGAGAAGTTGTCT AGCCTTCCGTTCCAGAAAATCCAGCACAGCATCACTGCACAGGACCATCAGCCCACTCCAGATAGCTGCATCATCAGCATGGTTGTGGGCCAGCTTAAG GCGGATGAAGACCCCATCATGGGGTTCCACCAGATGTTCCTATTAAAGAACATCAACGATGCTTGGGTTTGCACCAATGACATGTTCAGGCTCGCCCTGCACAACTTTGGCTGA